Genomic DNA from uncultured Fibrobacter sp.:
CACCGTAACCGACGGTAAACGAGTCGCCGATAAATTCGATACGGCGATTCGTATGTTTCGGGGGAGGGGCAAAAGAGCCCGCCTTGTCGGTAGAAACCTTGTACAGGCTTATTCCACCGGGATTACTCTCGCTAATCTTGATAAGTCTATAACGGTGCGCACCGCCCGCAGTCTTTACTTTATACACATTCCTGGCACCGGTTTCAATGACGGCGATCTGCTTACCGTCTTCGTCTAGGCGAAAGCGCGCTTCGCCTTCCAGTTCAAATTCCAGGAGCTTCGCAGAGGCATTAAATTCGACCATGGCCGCAGGCGCACTCGTGCGGCTACATTCCTTGCCGTGTTCCCAACGGCCGCTAAACAACAGATTTTCGGAAAACTTTTCCACCGGGACCTCCGCACCCAAAGAAACAACGGATAGCAGGGCGACACCTGCCAATGAAGATTTAATCCAATTCAAACAACGCATAGAGGAATAGTAGTAAAATTAAAAATGAGCAATCGCGCAACTGGTTTTTCTACATTAGCTAACATGAGATTCGCCCGGTTGTCATCTGCAAGTATATTGGCCTTAGCGGCATACGGTTTGCTGCTGGGCGTTTCGGCATTTGCCGGAAACGATCGCCCCGACGAAAATTCCCCAACCCTTCCCGAACCGGGTTCCCCCGGAGACACGCTTACCCGCGAGGACGCCCGCATGGCACTCCTCGTCTACAAGCTGCTCGACAAAGACGGAAAAATCAAGGGCGCCAACATCAAGAACGGTGAAAAGCTCTTCTATCAGAACTGCAGGTCATGTCACGGTGGCGACGGCAAGCGATTCAACTTCGCCCGTTTCGACGAACCGCCCGCCTACATCGGGCAACGCGCCCGCGAAGAAATGCCCACCTTCTGGCACCAAATAAACTTCG
This window encodes:
- a CDS encoding cytochrome c, whose product is MRFARLSSASILALAAYGLLLGVSAFAGNDRPDENSPTLPEPGSPGDTLTREDARMALLVYKLLDKDGKIKGANIKNGEKLFYQNCRSCHGGDGKRFNFARFDEPPAYIGQRAREEMPTFWHQINFGDAERGMEPYIDEFTLQELIDIAGYAQTLP